The Aspergillus fumigatus Af293 chromosome 3, whole genome shotgun sequence region TATGTTATCGTCAGGTCGAATGCTCTATCAGACCTATCCCCTGCCCGAGGCCGTTTTTCTCTGTCTGATTACCTAACTACTGCTTTTCCGTGACACGGATATGGCAGCCGTTTGGGCGCTTCTGGGTAATTTCGTGGCGTCCCGAGCGGAGACGAACCAAAATCCACCGGATTGCCATATTGGGTCAACCGGGTCAATTTAGGACCCAACTAGACCTATTTGCGTTTAGTGGCCGTGTCAGGGAACTGCACAAGCCGAAGGCTAAGGCAGGCAAGACCCTGTTCGCAGTAAATTATTACTTACCGTACCCATTACGACAGGCAAATCATGAGTGATCTCGAAAAACGCAAATGGCAAATAGTCATTTCAAGCATCAGTGTAGTCTGTCTCGGACGTGATACAGATGGACAGGGTGAGAGTCTTGTCAAGTTGAAGGGTATAGATGAATGACATGGTGTCTTATAGTTGCCAGTGGAAGAGGATTGGCCGTCATTAATTTCAGGTCTACCAAACAGGATTCATGTCACTGTAACCCTTGTGACAGCCAGGGCAGTGCTACCTTGCCTAAAGCAATAAAACTGCCGAATAATTTATCAAACTACTTCGTGAACTCCGTATGGCTGACTCCAAGTGTAACCGTAGTAAATGAACAGCAATAGTCGGCGTATTCCTCCGAATCCTTCTCGTTCTTCTACTCAGATTGTGGTGTACTAAATAGTATTTCCTTGGTTTTCATTCCATCGTCCTCCGTCTCTCAGGTTTAACATTGTCAATTAATTAAGCTCCTCGTCGATCCCCGAACTTTTCCCACTTTTTGTGACTCGATTCTCCCTGGTCGAGAccatttgcttttttttttttttttttttttttttttttttctctctctctttttccttttacTCTCTTCAATCACCCTTATCTtgtctttccttcctttccttccctcGATCTTATTCCTCTTGCAGTGGCTTCCATCATGTTTTCGGTTTTTCGTCGCTTTCGTTTCTCCCTCacattgtcttcttccgctcCTAGTTCCCTCTGACCACCCGTCTCCGTCTGGGCCTGGATCCTACCACGAGGTTCCTCTGTCACCCGGGTCACACGCATTGCCACTCACATCATCTTTAAATACTCGTTCCCCAGACTCGTGGCCTTTATAGAACCCATAGATTGTGTTCGTTCGTCTTGTCGCTTAATCCAGAGTATGCGCCTTGGTTGCCCGTTGTCTACCTATTACTTACTCGCTTATTGCGTCAGACATCTATATAATTTCTGACGCATATAACGCCGCTTACATGAAGTAATCCCACGCATTTTCCACCATTATTACCAATCGCCTCTGCATATCAGCTACTTATACTAGCATTTATTGTTTTTTCACATTGCGAGCCCATATACACGACATCTGTGCAGATCAGTGACGACGCTTTATCGCATTCCTTGGCCCTTCAAGTGGCCTTTCATCATAACCGAGTGACCAGATTACCACGCGTACTGCCCAACTACTGCAGCACAATCCAGGCGAACCTACCGCAGGTGCATTAAACTTACTATTCATCATGGCGGCACCTAATATGCCGATTCGTCTTTCGGTCCACACTGGCACCCAAGACGGCAAGCACCCCCAGCTTCCAAAAGGGTCACAGCCAACCCCTCCAATTACCCCAACTATCAGTCATGGCCGCAGCTCGCCCGGAGTCGACACACCAAGTCGCTCAATATCTCCTGTGCCCTTTTCAGGAGGACAGCTGCATGACGCCGTACCATCTGACCATCAGAATGTAACTGCGCCACACAAGTTCTCTGACGAATTGGAGTTCCACTATGACTCCAAGGGCCGCAAGTTGGAGTTTGGCCGTGGCGTTTGGAGCGTCGTGTACATGGCTTCCTCCCGCGCACCTTCCATCCCAGCTGCACTGAGCCCTCCAAGCTCGCCCGCATCAGGAAGCCGCGTGGTGGCCGTTAAAATGCCTGGGCGACGCGATGCGCCCCCAGTGCTTGACGCCGAGGCCCTAGCGCTGACCCGTCTGAGCATGGTTGCTGGTTGCGCGGACCATATCGTGCCATTCCACGGCTACATTGCCGATTCTCATGCCATCGTCATGGGCGCTGTGCCGCTTGCCCTCTCAGCCTATATTGAAGAAAAGGCTAGTGCAGCCAAGAAGCACATGTCCACCAGTACGATGTTTGACCCCGTTCAAGGCATGGCCGAATGGCACGGTCTCGCGAAGAAGCTTGTCGCGGGACTCGATTGGCTTCATAACGGCGCTCGAATGGTCCATGGTGATATCAAACCTAACAATTTTCTATTGCGCCCCCGCCCTATTGCCAACGACCTGGATTCCGACGAATTCCCCTTTGAGCCGCTCTTCGCAGACTTTTCCTCTGCGCACCCCATCGGCGACTGCACCTCCGCAACCGAGGGCACGGCCCTGACAGCCCTGACGCCACCATTCACCGCCCCCGAACTCTTGTCCATCTCGGCGCTCAAGTCCCCTGACGTCGTCCCGACTCCAGCGTCAGACGTCTTCTCTCTCGCAGTGACTCTCCTCGCAGCTGCGACGGGAGATCTCTTACTCTACCCGGGCACAAGCAGCATGCAGCGTCTTGCCATGGCCCGTGAAGGCCATCAAGTCATTGACTTTGCTCGTTCGAGCCAGAGTGGCACTCGCATCCCGAGAAAGGGCATAGTCGAGCAGATTGTCAAGCCAGCCATTGCTAAGGATCCGTCCCAGCGCATCGATCCTGCCGACTGGCTGGGGCTGGTGGTGAACACCAGTTTTCCCTCCTTCATTCTCTGATCAACTAGAATTTCAACCCTTCGGCTTATTGGATGATCTGAAGTTTCTCCCTCTCGTCTCTGATTGCCTTGTCGTGGCTACGGCCGGcacccttctcttcttctcttcttctcttcttctcttcttctcttgtaTTAAACAAAACATTATAAAGGATACCCGATTAGATTTTATAGATTCTGGACCATTTTGACGTGGATACGATATACTTGTCTTTTCTTGCTATGGCTGTTTTGTGGAAACGTTGGGTTCTGGGTATACAGTGTATGAACGTGCTATCAGCCTGCTATGTGTGATAAGTATCCTTGCCGCGAGATGCACTCGAGGTTGTATCCAAAAAGGCAGATCAAAAATGCCATGTTGTATTACTATCCGTGAAAATCTGGTGTATATTCCATGTAGACGTAGGTTACTTGCGTCAGGCCAACCCTCCCTTCCCTAGGGTATGTCGGCGTGGACAATGTCACGGGCAGCTCTGACCTGCCTCCGCTACGCTTCGCCATGGAAACCGATATATCCCATTATGAAATTTGAGCTTTTTGATCCAGTCCAACTCAGCAACAAAAGGTCTTTTTGAATTCCGGGGATCCCAGGTAAGAATCAGGCCCTGAAAGTCCTTCCTCTTAAAGAATGATCCTTAGTCTTAGGGTAGGGATAAGCTCTAATAGCCAGCAGATACTATTGGATCGGATCTGGGTTGTTAACTTGTGATGTACTAGATCACATTATATAGGGAAGGGTTGGATTTCATATGCCCGGGATATATCTTGCCCATGACCTTGAAGAAATAGGGTATGTATGATTGATTCTATTGATGATGGTAATGATACAAGGCGATTATGGCTATAGTACAAGGCTAAAGTGCGTATAGTACAAAAAGGCAATGCTATCTAAGCTTTTTAGGTTCCATGCCATATTCACCAGCCCGGAACGAGGTCAACGTTCCCCCAAGCAGACGATTCAACTGCACCACGTTGACCTCCGTATCGTTCTCTTTCTGATACTCCAGGATGATCTCCCACAGCGTGATAGAGGAGAGACAGCGGATCCGCACGTCGCTCAGGTCATAATCTAGGTTCTCCTGGAAATTGAACACAGGGTCTAGTTGTTTGCTGGGGTCTTCTCCCGGCCGACCGTGGACGGTTTTGGGAAGGCTGTCAAAGTTCGGCTTGGGCGTTCTGGCAGCATGCGTTGCTAGGCTGGGGATGGCGCGGACGAGGTCGTTGATGGGTCGGTTGGGAAAGAGAGCATTGAGAAGCTCGGAGACGGGCATTGCGCTGCGGCTGCCAAAAATGAGGGAGACGGCCTCGTAAATGCGATATAGATCGGCTCTGGAGGCCTCGTCGACCTGGTTGCAAAGGCGCATGATGGGGGGATTGGCGTCGGCCTCGAAGTAGATCATAGTCATGTCGGTTTCTCTGGGGTAGAGTTCCTCGGGCTGGATGTGGAGGGGCTCAAACAGGCGCCGGTCCCAAAGGAGGACTGCATCATCGAAGCTGCCGGTGGAGAGCGCGCTGCGGGCGTCGTCAATCATGTTCGGGACGTGGTGGAGGACTTCATAGTGGACCTCGGAACTTAGCTTGGCGATGTCGGCTTTGAGGGAACCTATCTGGTCCAGGATCGGCTGGAGATCCTGCAAGTCGGCGGTGGAATCTGCAGCCTTACGCGCCAGGGATCGATTGAGCTCGTCGATCTTGATCTGTTTGTCCGCCAGCTCTTTGCGAAGGAATGAGTTCCGATTGTCGTATCTCAATTGGATCAGTGCCCtctgtttctttttcttcaagGCGATATCACTGGGAGACTTCTCCGCAGTCTTGATCGTTTTCAAGATCCTGTCGTGCATATCGGTTTTGAGGCGAGATACATAGGGATAGGGAGAGTGCCCCGGCTCAGGCGCCTCTGGAGCCAAGGGTACCGGCGGGACTTGTCGACCTGCAGGAACTATAACATTGTGTTGCGCGCTCCTTTCAGCGACACGTGCCGCGTTGGCAGCTGCTAGGTCCCATCCCTTGGCCATAGTCCAGACGCTTGGATCCTGAGTCGATGCGACTTCAAAGGCGTGTAAAGCGACATTTTCCGTGATCAAAGCCGGACGGCTGCGATTGGACACTGATCGTGGAAGGATCGTCTGCGCCTCGAACAAAGGCAGTGTGGCAATAACACGGACACTCCCATATGTATGGAGGCCGGACTGCCGCATACAGGCCTCCATGAGGGCCGACCATGATCGCGCCGGCGTGTAGTGATCCAGTTTGGAAGCGTTCGGAGGCACATTGGCCAAAACTAGTAGCGAATCGTTTTTAGCCAACGCGCCCGAAGCATCGCAGTTGAAGAGCCCCTGTTCCGGTAGATGTTTGGCGAGAAATCCGTGCCAATCCTCATCGAGATCGTGTATATCTTGAGAAACTAGACTGTAGCAGGGTTTGCTTTCGACAAGCGTCTTGAGCATCGGTCCGAAGACTTTGATATTGGGTTCCACAAGTACATGGCGTCGAGGGCACAGATAATCATTCACTTTGGACGACCATAATCCAGCACCGGGCCTGAGATCAAGGATATCTACTGGCGATTTTCGAGGGAGATACGGCCCGAGGCGTTGAAGGATGTCATCTGCGACACAGGCATGTCAGCATCGTTCACGGGTAAATGTTTTTTCTTATCCCACACCACTGACCACATAAGCTCTCACTGACGATCTCCGGTTTATGtagcctcttcctcctcagcGGGTTGGGGGTTTGCTTGTTCAGAAGTCCTGTTAGCGGAAATCGAGCGAGTGGCGCCCATCGACTCGGCTTCATcttgctgatgctgatgctgatgcgtGCTCAATGCAACTGGATAGAATTTAGTCAGTCAGAAATATTATGGTATAAATAATTAAACCCGCACAGCAGCTCCATGCTGATTGTGGGTAGTCTCCCAGTCTGAACAAAGATTATTTAGAAGTGCAAAAAAGACGTCGGAGAAGTGATAGCGGAGGAGGGAGCTTTAAACTCGAAGCTCCACCCGCAGGATCAAAGTAGTCAAGTTCCCCAATCCCCCATAACATCAAGACTCCGTCTTCATCTGAACTCGAATGTCATTCTATCTCTGACTCTGATACTGTGCTTTTCCAAAGTTGTGATTACCGACCCCGTAGCTACTGCCTGAGATCCGAGCTACCAAGGTCTGGCTGCCTAAATGAGGCCTCCCCCACCATAACATCAGCTGGTAGTTGCACCAGAACTGAAGTCACATCGCGCTTGACCCGACCGTTTCCGTTTCTTAAATTACCTGGACTGGAACCATTAGACATCAGATCCCCAGAAGTCTGCCCACGTAGACTTACTTGCTCAGGCGCATCATGGCTTCGCATGCACCCACACCGGGCATGGGGGCGTCACCACCTCAGAGCGTGGAGAAGATCACACGGATTGCGCAAGACTACGAGTACAACCCCCTTATACCGCTACGAAACTGGTTGAGGACCGCGTCCACGCTCCTCAGAGAGGTAGGATACCCAGCAACCTTCTCAGCTTTCAAGGCTCACTTTCTGTTCCATCCTAGGCTCGAATATACGAACGGGAAGGCCATGACGAGCAAACATACCTACTGTTATTTCGACATGCGCAACTAGTACTCGTGAACCTAGCAAACCACCCCGATGCTAAAGATGAAAAGTACAGAAAGGCTCTCATGGAGGCCGAGAAGGACGTACGGATCAATCTAGGGAAATTAGAGGCGCTGAAACCCCGGATCAATAAACGATATGAGCATTACGTCCAGTTGATGCGCGAACGTCAAGCTCGGACTTCGCATCAGGAAACAACCTCGTCGAAGCAGGTGCAACCATATGACCCCGCGTTGGCGGGAGTAGTCGAACCTTTGGAGGCAGGGAAGAACAGAGATTTGGCAGTGCAGCTTGCACGGACAGAGATCAGCCGGAGGGCAACCGTCAGGAAAGCCTTGCGTCAGGCTGGTGTGccacaagaagaggagcaaaGCCGGCGTACGGCGGGTGTCTGGAACAACTGGGAAATTGCAACGGATAAAGATGGACCTGGGATGGACAATGACCTGAGCCGCCGGATTCAAAATGTGAGACTCAACATCGACCAGCAAACTCATGCGAACGCTCGTCCGCAGCAATTGAAGCCTGCAGAGCCATCAACTAGCACCTACAGTTATCCCTCCGTCCCCCGGACAAAACCGCTGGAGCCTTTGCCATCTGCGTCGACGAACGTGTCCCGAGATGGAAACAGCTTGCGCTTGGAAGCTCCATTGCCACCGCCAAAGGAGCGATTCGGATCAAGTCATCCGTCATTTACTGACGGAGCGACCCCGCCACTACTGCCCGACAAGGTCTCGTCGACCCCGGCCCCGGCTGTTCCAGAGAAGGGACAGCCGTTGGCAGCTGGCGGAAACTCACGTCCAGACCTGAACCCCTCCAGCTTCACATTCAAGCCGTCGGCATATCTAGAGAATGGGACACCGCTGCGCACCGTGTGGCTACCTCCCGATCTACGAACGCATTTTTTGGCCATAGCGGGCCCTAACACGCGACGCAACCTAGAGACGTGCGGCATCCTGTGCGGAACTTTGATTTCGAACGCACTATTTGTCTCTAGGCTGCTTATTCCAGAACAAACGGCGACGTCAGACACATGCGAAACCGTAAACGAGTCTGCGATCTTTGACTACTGCGATTCCGAGGATTTGATGGTGTTAGGCTGGATCCATACGCACCCCACACAGACTTGTTTTATGAGTTCGAGGGACCTTCACACGCATTGTGGATACCAGGTGATGCTCCCTGAGAGCATCGCGATTGTTTGTGCGCCAAGTAAATCCCCTGATTGGGGTGTGTTCCGACTGACTGATCCCCCGGGGCTTAAGACGGTCCTGAACTGCACGCAGAGTGGGCTATTTCATCCCCATGCGGAAGCTAATATTTACACCGATGCGCTGCGACCTGGGCACGTCTATGAAGCCAAAGGGTTGGAATTTGAGACTGTGGATCTTCGTCCAAAGGGATCCCGGGGTTGATGTTTGATGTTTGATGTTGCGATGTACTATGTATGATATGGCTTGCAATTATGATACCATCTCCAGCGATGTGCTGTTTGTTC contains the following coding sequences:
- a CDS encoding protein kinase domain-containing protein — encoded protein: MAAPNMPIRLSVHTGTQDGKHPQLPKGSQPTPPITPTISHGRSSPGVDTPSRSISPVPFSGGQLHDAVPSDHQNVTAPHKFSDELEFHYDSKGRKLEFGRGVWSVVYMASSRAPSIPAALSPPSSPASGSRVVAVKMPGRRDAPPVLDAEALALTRLSMVAGCADHIVPFHGYIADSHAIVMGAVPLALSAYIEEKASAAKKHMSTSTMFDPVQGMAEWHGLAKKLVAGLDWLHNGARMVHGDIKPNNFLLRPRPIANDLDSDEFPFEPLFADFSSAHPIGDCTSATEGTALTALTPPFTAPELLSISALKSPDVVPTPASDVFSLAVTLLAAATGDLLLYPGTSSMQRLAMAREGHQVIDFARSSQSGTRIPRKGIVEQIVKPAIAKDPSQRIDPADWLGLVVNTSFPSFIL
- a CDS encoding putative endosome-associated ubiquitin isopeptidase (AmsH), producing the protein MASHAPTPGMGASPPQSVEKITRIAQDYEYNPLIPLRNWLRTASTLLREARIYEREGHDEQTYLLLFRHAQLVLVNLANHPDAKDEKYRKALMEAEKDVRINLGKLEALKPRINKRYEHYVQLMRERQARTSHQETTSSKQVQPYDPALAGVVEPLEAGKNRDLAVQLARTEISRRATVRKALRQAGVPQEEEQSRRTAGVWNNWEIATDKDGPGMDNDLSRRIQNVRLNIDQQTHANARPQQLKPAEPSTSTYSYPSVPRTKPLEPLPSASTNVSRDGNSLRLEAPLPPPKERFGSSHPSFTDGATPPLLPDKVSSTPAPAVPEKGQPLAAGGNSRPDLNPSSFTFKPSAYLENGTPLRTVWLPPDLRTHFLAIAGPNTRRNLETCGILCGTLISNALFVSRLLIPEQTATSDTCETVNESAIFDYCDSEDLMVLGWIHTHPTQTCFMSSRDLHTHCGYQVMLPESIAIVCAPSKSPDWGVFRLTDPPGLKTVLNCTQSGLFHPHAEANIYTDALRPGHVYEAKGLEFETVDLRPKGSRG